In Patescibacteria group bacterium, one DNA window encodes the following:
- a CDS encoding thioredoxin domain-containing protein, producing the protein MEDTHEGSKEKNNTLLVPIAIVIAGIFIAGALLTTNNEKREGQIVKQSSQQALVGGTLKIPGVRANDHILGNPNADIVIVEYSDTECPFCKQFHSTMHQIIDEYGKDGTVAWVYRHFPLSQLHPKAPKEAEATECATEQGGNPAFWAYTDRLYEITPSNNGLDLSLLPVIAEYVGLDKAQFQECLDSDRYKEVVENHFNEAIAAGGRGTPFNIMIIGNEQIEIPGAQPYLSLKTVIDQVLEKKAQSSLLE; encoded by the coding sequence ATGGAAGACACGCACGAGGGGAGTAAAGAAAAGAATAATACATTATTAGTTCCTATTGCTATTGTCATAGCTGGAATTTTTATCGCCGGTGCACTTTTGACAACAAATAATGAAAAGAGAGAGGGTCAGATCGTCAAACAAAGCTCTCAGCAAGCATTAGTAGGAGGCACTCTCAAAATACCTGGTGTGCGTGCAAATGACCACATTTTAGGAAACCCTAATGCCGATATTGTCATTGTGGAGTATTCAGACACCGAATGTCCGTTCTGCAAGCAATTTCACAGTACGATGCACCAAATCATAGATGAGTACGGAAAAGATGGAACGGTGGCATGGGTGTATCGACACTTCCCACTCTCGCAGTTACATCCGAAAGCTCCCAAAGAAGCAGAAGCAACTGAGTGCGCTACCGAACAAGGTGGTAATCCCGCATTTTGGGCCTATACGGACCGACTCTATGAAATCACTCCGTCAAACAATGGATTAGACCTTTCACTTTTGCCGGTAATTGCTGAGTATGTTGGGCTCGACAAAGCACAGTTTCAGGAATGTCTCGACAGTGACAGATACAAGGAGGTAGTTGAAAATCATTTCAATGAGGCAATTGCCGCAGGTGGGCGAGGTACTCCATTTAATATAATGATAATTGGGAACGAGCAGATTGAGATACCAGGTGCACAACCATATCTATCCCTTAAAACGGTCATTGACCAGGTGTTGGAGAAGAAAGCACAGTCATCCTTGCTAGAGTAG